From a region of the Methylomonas rapida genome:
- a CDS encoding ATP synthase subunit C produces MDSMILSLGWLGMYAPLALGAVGSMFGCARAGMAACGALVEVESGFGRFIAVAAMPSSQAIFGVVVTMVLRRDITLLNSPGIFGLGFLTGIALLLSGLAQGSACASAINASKSKLEIFGISLAPAALVEGFAVFAFVFALVLSASIPK; encoded by the coding sequence ATGGATTCCATGATTCTATCGCTGGGTTGGTTGGGTATGTATGCGCCACTGGCATTGGGGGCGGTCGGCAGCATGTTCGGTTGCGCCCGAGCCGGCATGGCGGCTTGCGGCGCCTTGGTGGAAGTCGAAAGCGGTTTCGGTCGGTTTATCGCCGTGGCTGCAATGCCGTCGTCGCAAGCCATTTTCGGCGTCGTCGTGACGATGGTGCTGCGGCGCGACATCACGCTGTTGAACTCGCCGGGCATATTCGGTTTGGGGTTTTTGACCGGCATCGCCTTGCTGTTGAGCGGACTGGCCCAGGGCAGTGCTTGCGCGTCCGCCATCAACGCCTCGAAAAGCAAGCTGGAAATCTTCGGTATTTCGCTGGCGCCGGCCGCATTGGTCGAAGGTTTTGCGGTGTTTGCGTTCGTGTTCGCACTGGTGCTGTCCGCCAGCATTCCCAAATAG